A single region of the Bacteroidota bacterium genome encodes:
- a CDS encoding carbohydrate ABC transporter permease → MKLLRYILLGLTGVLILAPFLWMIATSLETPETLTVFPPRLLPAPPRFSNYSDVFQRLPIGQFFYNSVKISVLGTIGELFAASLAAFAFARMEFRGKNWLFAIVISTMMIPFQVTMVPVYIIMRYLGWLDSHASLIIPHFFGGAFATGAFGVFLLRQFFESIPKELEDASRIDGASRFRFFLTILLPLSKPALAVLGLFVFMGIWNDLLSPVLFLSSEDKMPLTFGLAVLQTVQHNFRFDLLMAGTLIAVVPIILLYIFTQRFVSEAFLRSGVKG, encoded by the coding sequence ATGAAGCTGCTTCGATACATCTTGCTCGGCCTTACCGGCGTGCTTATTCTCGCGCCATTCCTCTGGATGATCGCGACTTCGCTTGAGACTCCAGAGACCCTCACGGTCTTTCCGCCCCGACTGCTCCCCGCCCCGCCACGTTTTTCGAATTACTCCGACGTCTTTCAACGATTACCAATCGGACAGTTCTTCTACAACTCAGTCAAGATATCGGTCCTTGGCACGATTGGCGAACTCTTCGCCGCTTCACTCGCCGCATTCGCGTTTGCGCGAATGGAATTCCGAGGCAAAAATTGGTTGTTTGCAATCGTCATCTCGACAATGATGATTCCATTTCAGGTTACGATGGTCCCGGTCTACATTATCATGCGGTATTTGGGCTGGCTCGATTCGCACGCTTCACTCATTATTCCGCATTTCTTCGGCGGCGCGTTTGCAACGGGCGCATTCGGCGTCTTTTTGCTGCGTCAATTCTTCGAATCGATACCAAAAGAATTAGAGGATGCTTCGCGGATCGATGGCGCCAGCCGATTTCGATTCTTTCTGACCATTCTGCTTCCGCTTTCGAAGCCCGCGCTTGCTGTCCTCGGGCTATTCGTTTTTATGGGAATATGGAATGACTTGCTGAGTCCGGTCCTCTTCCTTTCATCTGAAGACAAAATGCCTCTGACATTCGGCCTGGCAGTGCTCCAAACCGTCCAGCATAATTTCCGCTTCGATCTACTGATGGCTGGCACGCTCATCGCTGTGGTGCCGATCATTTTACTTTACATTTTCACGCAGCGGTTTGTCTCGGAGGCATTTCTGCGGTCAGGAGTAAAAGGATAA
- a CDS encoding sugar ABC transporter permease, with protein sequence MRRSMKSLRATNNGMIGPSSQKPLRSSLTDRRKRSGSSIAYWYLAPILIGLMVFTIGPVIASLGLSLTHYEIGLAPKLIGLANYQSLLSSQLFWQVAEQTFYYALLYVPVSIGVSLALASLIEKKTRGIALFRTIYFLPVVTSTVAAAIIWSWLYNGDVGLLNYLLSLLGISGPQWLRDPHWAMPAIALMSVWKNAGYNMMILLAGLAQVPSDYHEAARLDGAGAFRRFRTITLPLLSPVLFFVLIVTTIGAFQVFEQTYVMTNGGPGTSTLTLSYYIWQTAFEFFDLGRAAALGYLFFLIVLVFTFLQFRARKRWVFRP encoded by the coding sequence ATGAGAAGATCAATGAAGTCCTTGCGCGCAACAAATAATGGGATGATCGGCCCTTCCAGTCAAAAGCCGCTACGATCCAGCCTTACAGATCGGCGGAAGCGAAGTGGCAGTTCCATCGCCTATTGGTATCTTGCTCCAATTTTGATCGGCCTCATGGTCTTCACCATTGGGCCTGTCATCGCTTCCCTCGGTCTCTCGCTGACGCATTATGAGATCGGCCTTGCGCCGAAACTCATTGGCTTGGCAAACTATCAGAGTCTACTCTCGTCGCAACTCTTCTGGCAGGTCGCGGAGCAAACATTCTATTATGCCTTGCTGTACGTCCCTGTCAGTATCGGAGTTTCTCTCGCGCTGGCCTCGCTCATCGAGAAGAAGACGCGAGGCATCGCACTATTCCGAACGATCTATTTCCTGCCTGTGGTAACCTCGACAGTCGCCGCGGCAATTATTTGGTCATGGCTCTACAATGGTGACGTGGGTTTGCTGAACTATCTTCTCTCACTGCTCGGCATTTCCGGCCCACAATGGCTTCGCGATCCACATTGGGCCATGCCGGCCATTGCGCTTATGAGCGTCTGGAAAAATGCGGGTTACAACATGATGATCCTGCTCGCAGGACTTGCGCAAGTGCCTTCCGACTATCACGAGGCCGCCCGTTTAGATGGCGCCGGCGCGTTCCGCCGCTTCCGAACGATCACGCTCCCACTACTTTCGCCAGTACTCTTCTTTGTACTCATCGTTACAACAATCGGCGCGTTTCAGGTCTTCGAACAAACGTATGTGATGACGAATGGTGGGCCGGGCACGTCAACCCTGACACTTAGTTATTATATCTGGCAGACGGCGTTCGAATTCTTTGATCTTGGTCGCGCCGCCGCGCTTGGCTATCTCTTCTTTCTGATTGTACTGGTCTTCACCTTCCTCCAATTCCGAGCAAGAAAGAGGTGGGTGTTCCGGCCATGA